Proteins encoded in a region of the Halorhabdus tiamatea SARL4B genome:
- a CDS encoding RNA-guided endonuclease InsQ/TnpB family protein: MKRTNTFEVRPLSESDETLLQDVMDATASFWNELTYARRQRFFDDENIWETDEFRGQYKGQLGAAGVQTVTRKNNAAWKSFFALLESGEDASPPGYWGNQEDGRDLRLFVRNDSYEIEWGDYSRVEIPVGQDLKEKYGLGYYERLRLEVRGDPKWSGEQGRLEIQYDEVEDTYRAYQPVTVDDSDLDSPLASEEAALDLGANNLVACTTTTGEQYLYDGEELFEQFRSTTEEIARLSSKLPPERDTSQRIRRLYRKRSRRRTHAQKALIRDLVERLHDEGIATVYLGDLTGVIEIQPSPEINEKLENFWAFKQFIDQLRSVCEEYGIEVVEKSEAWTSQTCLECGEQDETVRHRETLTCPCGFEGHADLTAAETFLRRNTEQQVRPMARPVRFQWDNHEWRSTTDAPEIGTNPNEQRTNP; encoded by the coding sequence ATGAAACGGACCAATACGTTCGAGGTACGTCCCCTCTCCGAGTCGGATGAGACCCTCCTACAAGACGTCATGGACGCGACGGCGAGCTTCTGGAACGAGCTGACCTATGCCCGCCGTCAGCGGTTCTTCGATGACGAGAACATCTGGGAGACCGATGAGTTTCGCGGACAGTACAAAGGCCAACTCGGCGCTGCCGGCGTCCAGACGGTGACACGAAAGAACAACGCCGCCTGGAAGTCGTTTTTCGCGCTGTTGGAAAGCGGTGAAGACGCGTCCCCACCGGGCTACTGGGGGAATCAAGAGGACGGGCGAGATCTCCGGCTGTTCGTTCGGAACGATTCGTACGAGATCGAGTGGGGCGACTACTCCCGGGTCGAAATTCCGGTCGGGCAGGATCTCAAAGAGAAGTATGGACTGGGGTACTACGAACGGCTCCGGCTGGAGGTGCGTGGCGATCCGAAGTGGTCCGGCGAACAGGGCCGACTGGAAATTCAATACGACGAGGTTGAAGACACCTATCGAGCATATCAACCAGTCACAGTCGACGACTCGGACCTGGATTCACCACTGGCTTCCGAAGAAGCCGCCCTCGATTTAGGTGCCAACAATCTCGTTGCCTGTACGACCACGACAGGGGAACAGTACCTCTACGACGGTGAGGAGCTGTTCGAGCAGTTCCGATCGACGACCGAAGAGATCGCGCGCCTGTCGTCCAAGCTGCCGCCAGAGCGGGACACGAGCCAGCGAATCCGCCGGCTCTACCGCAAACGCTCCCGCCGGCGGACCCATGCCCAGAAGGCCCTCATCCGTGACCTCGTTGAACGATTGCACGACGAGGGGATCGCAACGGTGTACCTCGGTGACCTCACCGGCGTCATCGAAATCCAACCATCCCCTGAAATCAACGAGAAGCTGGAGAACTTTTGGGCGTTCAAGCAGTTCATCGATCAGCTGCGGTCCGTCTGTGAGGAGTATGGGATCGAGGTAGTGGAGAAGAGTGAGGCATGGACGAGCCAGACGTGTCTGGAGTGCGGGGAGCAGGACGAGACGGTTCGGCATCGAGAGACGCTGACCTGTCCCTGCGGGTTCGAGGGACACGCCGATCTCACAGCCGCAGAGACGTTCCTCCGGCGGAACACCGAGCAGCAAGTCAGGCCGATGGCGCGGCCCGTGCGGTTCCAGTGGGACAATCACGAGTGGCGTTCGACCACAGACGCCCCTGAGATCGGGACAAATCCCAACGAACAGCGCACAAACCCGTAA
- a CDS encoding heavy metal translocating P-type ATPase: MTENPDAAGGTSGGGQRRELTARLAVPEMDCPSCAQKVDKSLQRVDGITDATLQPTTGTANVTYDPDRTSEADVVKAIEGAGYEVVGGSDAEGDDEDNQATDGVDIAPPSEVWTSPRAKKTWLGAAFVTLGLLFEFLLTGQNATVASVLEYPLHIADVLFLGAVAASGIPVVRSGYYSAKNRSLDIDLLMGTAIIAATGIGYFVEAATLAVLFSIAELLEDYAMDRARDSLRELMELSPDEATVLRDGEEVTVPAEEVDVGETVVVRPGDKIPLDGTVIDGESAVDQSPITGESVPVDKTAGDEVYAGAINEEGYLEVEVTSTAGDSTLSRIIEMVQGAQAKKTESEQFVDRFSGYYTPLVVVLAILTAAIPPLVIADPISVDLAGYGFTFASDWQTWFIRGLTLLVIACPCAFVISTPVSVVSGITSAAKNGVLIKGGNYLEAMGEVDAVALDKTGTLTKGELAVTDVVPVGDTTEDDLLRRAAGLERRSEHPIAAAILARAEEAGVGDLPDPSGFESLTGKGIRGEIDGKTYYAGKPALFEELGFDLARARRETDGGVAAEEAAEYDDGAFAEDALTSLEREGKTVVIVGTESELLGAIAIADEVRPASKRAVERLHELGVERVVMLTGDNEGTARAIAEQVGVDEYRAELLPDEKVDAVEELQAEYGEVAMVGDGINDAPALATAEVGIAMGAAGTDTALETADIALMGDDIGKLPYLYDLSHTANGVIRQNIWASLGVKLLLALGVPLGLVSVALAVVVGDMGMSLGVTGNAMRLSRIEPDRFSDT, encoded by the coding sequence ATGACAGAGAATCCGGACGCAGCAGGGGGGACGAGCGGCGGCGGACAGCGACGTGAGCTGACCGCCCGCCTCGCCGTTCCCGAGATGGACTGTCCCTCTTGCGCCCAAAAGGTGGACAAGAGCCTCCAGCGTGTCGACGGCATTACTGACGCCACGCTCCAGCCGACCACCGGCACGGCCAACGTCACGTACGACCCTGATCGAACTAGCGAAGCCGACGTAGTCAAGGCGATTGAAGGCGCCGGCTACGAGGTCGTCGGGGGCTCGGACGCCGAGGGCGATGATGAGGACAACCAGGCGACCGACGGCGTCGACATCGCGCCACCATCGGAGGTCTGGACAAGTCCTCGCGCGAAGAAGACGTGGCTCGGCGCGGCGTTCGTCACGCTCGGCCTCCTCTTCGAGTTTCTCCTCACCGGACAGAACGCCACGGTGGCGAGCGTCCTCGAGTACCCGCTCCACATCGCAGATGTCCTGTTCCTCGGCGCCGTCGCCGCCAGCGGCATCCCCGTCGTCCGTAGCGGGTACTACTCCGCGAAGAACCGAAGCCTCGACATCGACCTGCTGATGGGGACGGCGATCATCGCGGCGACCGGTATCGGCTACTTCGTCGAGGCCGCCACGCTGGCCGTCCTATTCAGCATCGCCGAGCTGCTCGAGGACTACGCGATGGACAGGGCACGGGACTCCCTGCGCGAGCTGATGGAACTCTCGCCCGACGAGGCGACCGTCCTTCGCGATGGTGAGGAAGTGACCGTTCCCGCCGAGGAGGTCGACGTTGGCGAGACCGTCGTCGTCCGCCCCGGCGACAAGATTCCGCTCGACGGAACGGTCATCGACGGCGAGAGTGCAGTCGACCAGTCGCCGATCACGGGCGAGAGCGTCCCCGTCGACAAGACTGCCGGCGACGAGGTCTACGCCGGCGCGATCAACGAAGAGGGGTACCTCGAGGTAGAGGTCACCTCGACCGCTGGCGATTCGACGCTCTCGCGCATCATCGAGATGGTCCAGGGCGCACAGGCGAAGAAGACCGAGTCTGAGCAGTTCGTCGACCGCTTCTCCGGCTACTACACACCCCTCGTCGTCGTGCTGGCAATCCTGACCGCCGCAATCCCGCCGCTGGTCATCGCCGACCCCATCTCGGTCGACCTGGCCGGGTACGGGTTCACCTTCGCGAGCGACTGGCAGACCTGGTTCATCCGCGGGCTCACCCTGCTGGTAATCGCCTGCCCCTGTGCGTTCGTCATCTCCACACCCGTCTCGGTGGTGTCGGGCATCACCAGCGCCGCGAAGAACGGCGTCCTGATCAAGGGCGGCAACTACCTCGAAGCGATGGGCGAAGTCGATGCCGTCGCGCTCGACAAGACGGGGACGCTCACGAAGGGCGAACTCGCCGTCACCGATGTCGTCCCGGTCGGCGACACCACTGAGGATGATCTGCTCCGTCGCGCCGCCGGGCTGGAGCGGCGCAGTGAGCACCCCATCGCTGCGGCGATTCTCGCCCGTGCTGAGGAGGCGGGCGTGGGCGACCTGCCCGACCCGAGTGGCTTCGAGAGCCTCACCGGAAAGGGCATCCGCGGGGAGATCGACGGCAAGACGTACTATGCGGGCAAGCCCGCGCTCTTCGAGGAGCTGGGCTTCGACCTCGCTCGGGCACGCCGCGAGACGGACGGCGGCGTCGCGGCGGAAGAGGCGGCCGAGTACGACGACGGGGCATTCGCCGAGGACGCGCTCACCTCACTGGAGCGGGAGGGCAAGACGGTCGTTATCGTCGGGACGGAGTCGGAACTGCTGGGTGCAATCGCCATCGCCGACGAGGTGCGCCCGGCCTCGAAGCGGGCTGTCGAACGCCTGCACGAGCTGGGCGTCGAGCGCGTGGTGATGCTGACCGGCGACAACGAGGGCACCGCCCGCGCCATCGCCGAGCAGGTCGGTGTCGATGAGTATCGCGCCGAACTCCTGCCCGACGAGAAGGTCGACGCAGTCGAGGAGTTACAGGCGGAGTACGGGGAGGTCGCGATGGTCGGCGACGGCATCAATGACGCCCCCGCGCTCGCCACTGCGGAGGTCGGCATCGCGATGGGCGCGGCGGGCACCGACACCGCCCTCGAAACGGCTGATATTGCGTTGATGGGCGACGACATCGGGAAACTCCCGTACCTGTACGACCTGTCGCATACGGCCAACGGCGTGATCCGGCAGAACATCTGGGCGAGCCTCGGCGTGAAGCTTCTGCTCGCGTTAGGCGTGCCGCTGGGCCTGGTCAGCGTTGCGCTGGCAGTCGTTGTCGGAGATATGGGGATGAGCCTCGGCGTCACCGGGAACGCGATGCGGTTGTCACGAATCGAGCCCGACCGGTTCTCCGACACCTGA
- a CDS encoding DUF6735 family protein, which produces MGHRALVAYERTDGQYTLHYSHWGAANLKLKHRISAETPFGGDDTDSKWAKQLLAELADGLEADAVDGYLPGEDRPSTVVEPKPSATGLTLDEIVADHLDYLHHEAFFVVSTTFEVTAYRTLWFGLQYDSETVEQGETVGNGALATVRWYDGEPVGDGHLQGQFAALKDVVGDMLDKGVFTPSTARQYLKRKLAERVGDRQELLIPTGESPFETASLGKS; this is translated from the coding sequence ATGGGACACCGCGCACTCGTTGCGTACGAACGCACAGACGGACAGTACACGCTCCACTACAGCCATTGGGGCGCAGCGAACCTCAAGCTCAAGCACCGGATTTCGGCTGAAACCCCGTTCGGTGGCGACGATACCGACTCCAAGTGGGCGAAACAGCTGCTGGCAGAGCTGGCCGATGGCCTCGAGGCAGATGCGGTCGACGGCTACCTCCCCGGCGAGGATCGACCGTCGACGGTCGTCGAGCCGAAGCCCAGCGCCACCGGGCTCACCCTCGACGAGATCGTCGCTGACCACCTCGACTACCTCCACCACGAGGCGTTCTTCGTGGTGTCGACGACGTTCGAGGTGACCGCCTACCGAACGCTGTGGTTCGGGTTGCAGTACGATTCGGAGACAGTCGAACAGGGAGAGACGGTCGGGAACGGCGCGCTTGCGACGGTGCGCTGGTACGACGGCGAGCCGGTCGGCGACGGCCACCTGCAGGGGCAGTTCGCGGCCCTCAAAGACGTCGTCGGCGACATGCTCGACAAGGGCGTCTTCACACCGTCAACGGCGAGACAGTATCTGAAACGGAAGCTCGCTGAGCGGGTCGGAGACCGACAGGAGCTGCTCATTCCGACCGGAGAATCACCCTTCGAGACAGCGAGTCTCGGCAAGTCGTAA
- a CDS encoding ABC transporter ATP-binding protein: MTNSPNEPTTATEHETDTGTGDRRAIVTDDLTKEYGETTAVDSLDLTVEHGAVYGFLGPNGAGKTTTIRMLTALLPPTSGSGRVAGASITDREAVIDHIGYLPESPPIHEEFTAREQLEYHGGLRNMDRSQIEERIETLLGRFDLTDAADDRIATYSKGMRQKTGLIQAIMHDPTVAFLDEPTAGLDPRAARTVRETITELAAGDMTVFLSTHILPVVEEIATEVGILYDGQLVAEGPPAELKDRLETSEDSTLEDVFLDVTTEEPSATDSTR, translated from the coding sequence ATGACCAACAGTCCGAACGAACCGACGACCGCAACCGAGCACGAAACCGATACGGGGACGGGTGACCGTCGCGCGATCGTCACTGACGACCTGACGAAGGAGTACGGGGAGACGACGGCCGTCGACAGCCTCGATCTCACCGTCGAACATGGGGCAGTGTACGGGTTTCTCGGCCCGAACGGCGCGGGGAAGACGACGACGATCAGGATGCTCACAGCGTTGCTGCCACCGACCAGCGGGTCCGGACGCGTCGCCGGTGCGTCGATCACCGACCGCGAGGCAGTCATCGATCACATCGGCTACTTGCCCGAGTCACCGCCGATCCACGAGGAATTCACTGCCCGCGAGCAACTCGAATACCACGGCGGGTTACGCAACATGGATCGGAGTCAGATCGAAGAGCGCATCGAGACGCTGCTCGGCCGATTCGACCTCACCGACGCGGCCGATGACCGGATCGCAACGTATTCCAAGGGGATGCGACAGAAGACAGGGCTCATCCAGGCGATCATGCACGACCCCACAGTCGCGTTTCTCGATGAACCGACTGCTGGCCTCGACCCCCGGGCAGCACGGACCGTCCGTGAGACGATCACCGAACTCGCTGCCGGCGACATGACGGTCTTTCTCTCGACCCACATCCTTCCTGTCGTCGAGGAAATCGCTACTGAGGTCGGGATTCTCTACGACGGCCAGCTCGTTGCAGAAGGACCGCCTGCAGAGCTGAAAGACCGCTTGGAAACCAGTGAAGACAGCACTCTCGAAGACGTCTTCCTGGATGTCACAACGGAGGAACCGAGCGCAACTGACAGCACTAGGTAG
- a CDS encoding DUF7568 family protein, whose protein sequence is MPRITNWRRESRSPTLAYRNTETGARAVLHRAPDSYRYKWRGAILVDGYPVWSRGYETKDATSFRDELRERPAPDLSCPECPNNDVRVGEKAADGAKIQRWYDCPDCGYEAPSRIVYGAER, encoded by the coding sequence ATGCCTCGCATCACTAATTGGCGGCGGGAGAGCCGATCGCCAACGCTTGCGTATCGGAACACCGAGACCGGAGCGCGAGCCGTCCTGCATCGAGCGCCGGACTCCTACCGGTACAAGTGGCGCGGGGCAATCCTCGTCGACGGCTATCCGGTGTGGTCGCGGGGATACGAGACGAAGGACGCGACGTCGTTCCGTGACGAACTCCGGGAGCGGCCGGCCCCGGACCTCAGCTGCCCGGAGTGTCCGAACAACGACGTTCGCGTCGGCGAGAAGGCAGCAGACGGGGCGAAAATCCAGCGATGGTACGACTGCCCCGACTGTGGGTACGAAGCCCCCTCACGCATCGTCTACGGTGCCGAACGGTGA
- a CDS encoding DUF7568 family protein yields the protein MSRITNWRRESRSPTLAYRNTETGARAVLHRAPDSYRYKWRGAILVDGYPVWSQGYETKDAKSFRDELRKRPAPELSCPECSNSDVATGGKTADGAKTQRWFECRNCGYEASSRIVYGAER from the coding sequence ATGTCCAGGATTACCAATTGGCGACGCGAGAGCCGCTCGCCGACACTCGCGTATCGGAACACCGAGACCGGTGCGCGAGCCGTCCTGCATCGAGCCCCGGACTCCTACCGGTACAAATGGCGTGGGGCAATCCTCGTCGACGGCTATCCTGTCTGGTCGCAGGGGTACGAGACGAAGGACGCGAAATCGTTCCGTGACGAGCTCCGGAAACGGCCAGCGCCCGAACTGAGTTGTCCCGAGTGTTCGAACAGTGATGTGGCAACGGGCGGAAAAACGGCTGACGGCGCGAAGACCCAGCGCTGGTTCGAGTGTCGGAACTGTGGGTACGAAGCATCCTCAAGAATCGTGTACGGCGCCGAGCGCTGA
- a CDS encoding DUF7567 family protein: MSLEVIDRHSEALFEFLWCPVCGHEVFSHIPFEGVFCKHCNTQVELQESRETRGYEEAVLACFDTSTTWNLHIDEKLRRDLPDGSARVKILGAPGAYEVDWWSPEPGEDWEPVERGEFDDVEEPDEVSHLA; encoded by the coding sequence ATGAGTCTGGAAGTTATCGACCGTCACAGCGAAGCACTGTTCGAGTTCCTCTGGTGTCCAGTCTGTGGACACGAGGTGTTCAGCCACATCCCGTTCGAGGGGGTGTTCTGCAAGCACTGCAACACACAGGTCGAACTCCAAGAATCCCGAGAGACACGCGGCTACGAGGAGGCCGTGCTCGCCTGCTTCGATACAAGCACGACCTGGAACCTTCACATCGACGAGAAGCTTCGTCGCGATCTTCCGGATGGGTCGGCACGCGTGAAGATTCTTGGCGCACCGGGCGCTTACGAGGTCGATTGGTGGAGTCCAGAGCCGGGCGAGGACTGGGAACCGGTCGAACGTGGCGAATTCGATGATGTCGAGGAGCCAGACGAGGTGTCGCATCTGGCGTAG
- a CDS encoding zinc ribbon domain-containing protein — MTHLTEQFHIPREYHAACSRILELGQRHLRRLLKEEYWRDRHLEAIQSRDSNDHTYVRDDEYEPFEDTDAYLYNRFKRCIYHRVTRILKAHREKYRAFQFIVETVEERKIRRVGWQQLRSRLFDSGDSPYIQWSNIETVVEQLNNHYDRNGRFPEAYTDLVDCPQPDDTVPFGPDSRGDIHEVQAADGEVVVMLKAPDSLSPNSYADWTEHEIRFPAHQRFNEMLEAGELKAPTLHSSEYGYTLDVPVDVPETSVDTTSDRVLAVDLGVKKQATAVVLDGSEDGKDESQIAPPNFVDHHAKDKLFRVKADAEGIDSRLAELRQQGKSHTEQFAHLLSEYRRTRRKERRLRDQIQHDVANQLVWLAAVHECETIVLESLGQFEAEETGGVTAWSISTWAHGKLLERLRYKGDLLGLDVETVNPWGTSRYCPRCGERGKTVKAPTDHTELRNGGHFYCPSCEYECDRDVVGAVNVGRKHLSGSRMETANPCVYTARGNHASFPSRPTCERVRSEAGTEDSETVSVPGVQSAANSEQDPASGRQTRLSEYRSSSLTTTRSRAEEGLQQNQSRKTGLRCPSGSITRQCLLVSTNDSHEVLPNPAEN; from the coding sequence ATGACCCACCTCACTGAACAATTCCATATTCCCCGAGAGTATCACGCTGCCTGTTCCCGAATCCTAGAGCTCGGGCAACGCCATCTCCGTCGATTGCTCAAGGAAGAATACTGGCGAGACAGGCACCTCGAAGCGATTCAGTCCCGCGATAGCAACGACCACACCTACGTCCGAGACGACGAGTACGAGCCGTTCGAGGACACAGACGCATACCTCTACAACCGATTCAAGCGATGTATCTACCATCGTGTTACTCGGATTCTAAAAGCTCATCGTGAGAAGTACCGTGCCTTCCAGTTCATCGTCGAAACTGTCGAGGAACGAAAAATCAGGCGGGTTGGATGGCAGCAGCTTCGAAGCCGCCTATTCGATAGTGGAGACTCACCGTACATCCAGTGGAGCAATATCGAAACCGTCGTCGAGCAGCTAAACAATCATTACGACCGGAATGGCCGATTTCCTGAAGCATACACGGACCTCGTCGACTGTCCCCAGCCCGACGACACGGTTCCCTTCGGCCCGGACAGTCGTGGAGACATCCACGAGGTCCAAGCCGCGGACGGAGAAGTCGTGGTGATGCTGAAGGCGCCGGATTCGCTATCGCCCAACTCGTATGCCGACTGGACAGAGCACGAAATACGGTTCCCAGCCCACCAACGGTTCAACGAGATGCTTGAGGCAGGGGAGCTGAAAGCGCCGACACTGCATTCCTCCGAATACGGCTATACGCTGGACGTGCCAGTGGATGTTCCCGAGACCTCCGTAGACACCACTTCCGACCGTGTTCTCGCTGTGGACCTCGGCGTGAAAAAGCAGGCAACTGCGGTTGTGTTAGACGGATCTGAAGACGGGAAAGATGAATCCCAGATCGCGCCACCCAACTTCGTCGACCACCACGCGAAGGACAAACTGTTTCGAGTGAAAGCCGACGCCGAGGGCATAGACAGCCGCCTTGCCGAACTCCGCCAACAGGGCAAGAGCCATACCGAGCAGTTCGCTCACCTCCTCAGCGAATATCGCCGGACGCGACGGAAGGAGCGACGTCTCCGCGACCAGATCCAGCACGATGTAGCAAATCAGCTGGTGTGGCTCGCGGCCGTTCACGAGTGCGAGACGATCGTCCTCGAGTCGCTAGGGCAGTTTGAGGCCGAAGAGACGGGTGGCGTGACGGCATGGAGCATCTCGACGTGGGCCCATGGGAAGTTACTTGAGCGGCTCCGGTACAAGGGTGACCTCCTCGGGCTCGACGTCGAGACGGTGAATCCCTGGGGGACATCACGCTACTGTCCGCGATGTGGCGAACGCGGCAAGACCGTGAAGGCCCCGACAGATCACACCGAGTTACGCAACGGCGGCCACTTCTACTGTCCCAGCTGTGAGTATGAGTGCGACCGAGATGTGGTCGGCGCGGTCAATGTCGGACGAAAACACCTCTCTGGGAGTCGGATGGAAACGGCGAATCCCTGTGTCTACACGGCGCGGGGAAATCACGCCAGCTTTCCATCACGCCCCACCTGCGAGCGTGTCCGTTCTGAGGCCGGCACGGAGGATTCAGAAACCGTGTCGGTGCCTGGCGTTCAGTCCGCGGCCAACAGTGAACAGGACCCGGCGAGTGGCCGTCAGACCCGATTGTCCGAGTACCGTTCTTCGTCCCTCACTACGACACGAAGCCGGGCAGAGGAAGGACTGCAACAAAATCAGAGCAGGAAGACGGGACTGCGGTGTCCCAGCGGGAGCATTACGAGGCAGTGTTTGCTCGTCAGCACGAACGATTCCCACGAGGTGCTTCCAAATCCTGCCGAAAATTAG
- a CDS encoding winged helix-turn-helix domain-containing protein: MGNEPDTDEILALLDDSYAQEILRRTRDDAMSAKELSEACDISISTVYRRAERLVDCGLLAERRVPQPDGNHYSMYEARLDELTVRLTDDGFEITVAERATGHLADRFTEMWEGL, encoded by the coding sequence GTGGGTAATGAACCGGACACCGACGAGATTCTCGCGCTCCTTGACGACAGTTACGCCCAGGAGATCCTCCGGCGGACGCGAGACGATGCGATGTCCGCAAAGGAACTTAGTGAGGCCTGTGACATCTCGATTTCCACGGTGTATCGTCGTGCGGAGCGCCTTGTCGACTGCGGGCTCCTCGCGGAACGACGGGTACCGCAACCCGACGGGAACCACTACAGCATGTACGAAGCGCGATTGGACGAACTCACGGTTCGGCTCACCGACGACGGGTTCGAGATTACGGTCGCCGAGCGAGCAACCGGACACCTCGCCGACCGCTTTACCGAGATGTGGGAGGGCCTGTGA
- a CDS encoding biosurfactant protein 1 yields the protein MNGRYSDFEELRPTGEASHIPDTRLDDGCEGAPRRQRVATSSGGYPDAPTVTDGECRSCGASVPDGQTKCRFCLSNHLGSDATSTNETASTTVLGIIHLVVESTTFYGAVAKGGAAANLLSANEAEPAVDDYTLIYDLDEAPARQLVEQWPSLPDAVQVSSAEGERLLSAARDRTGWRGQGASERQEQAPTRLYDQRGDGIRDASRLDAVLDDADDAVWLVPAMALTESTGEAAADRQVSSVPTTQELDCQTCGRATDHQFKTHESVPDEAWTGQPIWECRVCGSARYGPSKAGQDSP from the coding sequence ATGAACGGTCGTTACTCCGACTTTGAGGAACTGCGGCCGACTGGCGAGGCGTCCCACATTCCGGACACGAGGCTGGACGACGGCTGTGAGGGTGCCCCCCGGCGGCAACGCGTCGCGACGAGCTCTGGTGGCTACCCTGATGCGCCGACGGTAACCGACGGCGAGTGCCGGTCCTGTGGGGCATCAGTCCCAGACGGCCAGACGAAATGCCGGTTCTGCCTCTCTAACCATCTCGGAAGTGACGCCACTAGCACGAACGAGACAGCGTCGACGACGGTCCTCGGCATCATCCACCTGGTCGTCGAGTCGACCACGTTCTACGGCGCCGTCGCGAAGGGCGGTGCCGCGGCGAACCTCCTCTCCGCCAACGAGGCGGAGCCGGCCGTCGACGACTACACGCTCATCTACGATCTCGACGAGGCGCCGGCGCGCCAGTTGGTCGAGCAATGGCCCTCACTCCCCGACGCGGTACAGGTGTCGTCAGCGGAGGGAGAGCGGCTTCTCAGTGCCGCCCGTGACCGGACTGGGTGGCGCGGGCAGGGAGCGTCGGAGCGTCAGGAGCAGGCCCCGACGCGGCTCTACGACCAGCGTGGGGACGGCATCCGCGACGCGTCGCGTCTCGACGCGGTCCTCGACGATGCCGACGACGCGGTGTGGCTGGTTCCAGCGATGGCGCTGACCGAATCTACTGGCGAGGCTGCGGCTGACCGCCAGGTGTCGTCGGTACCGACGACGCAGGAACTCGACTGTCAAACCTGTGGACGGGCGACCGACCATCAGTTCAAGACCCACGAGTCGGTCCCGGATGAAGCGTGGACGGGGCAACCGATCTGGGAGTGCCGGGTGTGTGGCTCAGCTCGCTACGGACCCAGCAAAGCGGGTCAGGACTCGCCTTAA
- a CDS encoding DUF7567 family protein, which yields MSLEVLDRHSEALFEFLWCPVCGKEVFTHIPFEGVFCKNCNTQVELQESRETRGYEEAVLACFDSTTTWNLHVDEKLRRDLPDGSARVKILGAPGAYKVDWWSPEPGEDWEPVERGEFDDLEEPSEVSHLA from the coding sequence ATGAGTCTCGAAGTACTTGACCGACACAGCGAGGCACTGTTCGAGTTCCTCTGGTGTCCCGTCTGCGGGAAGGAGGTCTTCACTCACATCCCGTTCGAGGGGGTGTTCTGCAAGAACTGCAACACCCAGGTCGAACTCCAGGAATCCCGAGAGACGCGCGGCTACGAGGAGGCCGTGCTCGCCTGCTTCGATTCTACCACGACCTGGAACCTCCACGTCGACGAGAAACTGCGCCGCGACCTGCCTGATGGGTCGGCGCGCGTGAAGATCCTCGGTGCACCGGGCGCCTACAAGGTCGACTGGTGGAGTCCAGAGCCGGGTGAGGACTGGGAACCTGTCGAGCGCGGCGAGTTCGACGACCTCGAGGAACCATCAGAGGTGTCGCATCTGGCGTAG
- a CDS encoding helix-turn-helix domain-containing protein, with protein MRELVFALEYEPGCNRVADALADHPDARVRSLSLHATADQLWRVDHATGTPDALDAIEDAFRNSDYYADCLATEDCGATQTTRVLDRTDDTLILYSDWERTPACASVPHIARDHLGDGVLFETRHEGRHYTWRLIHSDEGDVAAFFDSLGVAVGECAQMEMLRTADTTTSAGGRDGTPSGLPPAQEAALQAAVEHGYYESPREVDVGKLAEHLDMPRSTLTYRLRRAEEHLAKQHVAGERVAEERLASH; from the coding sequence ATGCGCGAACTCGTCTTCGCTCTCGAATACGAGCCCGGCTGCAACAGGGTGGCGGACGCCCTCGCAGACCACCCCGACGCTCGCGTTCGTTCACTCTCGCTGCACGCCACTGCCGACCAGCTCTGGCGAGTCGACCATGCCACCGGCACTCCGGACGCACTCGACGCCATCGAGGACGCGTTTCGCAACAGCGACTACTACGCCGACTGTCTCGCCACCGAGGACTGCGGCGCAACCCAGACCACCCGTGTCCTCGACCGCACGGACGACACGCTCATCCTCTACTCCGACTGGGAGCGGACCCCTGCCTGTGCCTCAGTCCCCCACATCGCCCGCGACCACCTCGGCGACGGTGTGCTGTTCGAGACCCGTCACGAGGGCCGCCACTACACGTGGCGGCTCATTCACTCCGACGAGGGCGATGTGGCGGCGTTCTTCGATTCCCTCGGGGTTGCCGTCGGGGAGTGCGCCCAGATGGAGATGCTCCGCACCGCGGATACGACGACATCAGCTGGGGGACGCGACGGGACACCGAGCGGCCTACCGCCAGCCCAGGAGGCCGCTCTTCAGGCCGCGGTCGAACACGGCTATTACGAGTCGCCCCGCGAGGTTGACGTCGGCAAGCTCGCCGAGCATCTCGACATGCCACGGTCAACACTCACCTACCGACTCCGTCGGGCGGAAGAACATTTGGCGAAGCAACATGTCGCCGGCGAGCGGGTAGCGGAAGAGCGGCTGGCATCGCACTGA